A portion of the Cryptomeria japonica chromosome 5, Sugi_1.0, whole genome shotgun sequence genome contains these proteins:
- the LOC131033687 gene encoding disease resistance protein Roq1 isoform X2 codes for MASSSSTQEIVEYEEQRERSAASQKLYDAFISHRGPDVKDTLAKQLYKLLQERGCRAFLDREEIEGGDSIPFAINNGICSSVVQIAIFSKRYAESKWCLDELVLMLAQTDALFIPVFYEVNPWELRHTEKGAYTAAFSDYRRKERYLDKLDEWKSALEFAADISGYELSEHKDNLCEKIVSRVLQEMEKRIPLHVAKYPVRLSELVQDFERSCLKTVRDRVTMVGIFGLGGSGKTTLAKELFNRKRSSYNASCFLSDVRESHTTQNLNSLQSQLFKDLFNENRVFRNVDEGIGQLKHRLGRARHLHFFIVLDDIDHRDQLDALLPEAMLSSGSLAMITTRDQGLLTGADIRYKMKEMNRDHAEELFCSHAFRGRDAPIAYKKLVESFVKFCGGLPLSLKVLGAHVYGRDAYYWELQLEKVKDTQPKDIMQRLKISFDGLDSLEQQIFMDIACLFNKKEMDNIIKIATSIWNGSRWFAEHAVQTLQDKCLVEVTVKHRHFQMHDHLRDLGRQIADDLGPPRLWRPDILRSMEAKGFKQTLVETKGRCLHSFKDSFLQTNICYFVGSSNDSAETELLLLHFGKIKIIPSWIPVQKLLCLSVSNTEELWSTFQQQLQINTQASFRLRILHINCSPSLQNLPDLMEKLSQLEELRIIRSLAKTDITSFIQSLKQLSNLRSLQLSEGGGFFNGNLILTKGGDSTNLEASTSSRMKSLETIKIRRLDQMSMLLISGNICPRLRLLEVLAMRNLNEMDLQQLERLDSLIMKHCPKVETIAGLSSLTGLRVLYTMECERLRSLPNLAHLCYLERITIVECYQLQSVQGVEELQGLKSLEIGVGDSGDASVLNCIYGLKVLPSNLFSTGRLHFEGKATLVIVKSESEAAVRAYHFEREASRESIVQIKC; via the exons ATGGCTTCCTCCTCCTCAACCCAAGAAATTGTAGAATATGAAGAGCAAAGGGAAAGATCTGCTGCATCTCAAAAATTATATGATGCGTTCATCAGCCACCGTGGCCCTGATGTAAAAGATACCCTCGCTAAACAGCTTTATAAACTTCTTCAGGAAAGAGGGTGCAGGGCATTTCTAGATCGTGAAGAGATAGAAGGGGGAGACTCTATCCCCTTCGCCATTAACAATGGCATATGCTCATCTGTTGTGCAAATTGCTATTTTTTCCAAAAGATATGCGGAGTCAAAGTGGTGTTTAGATGAGCTGGTTCTTATGTTAGCACAAACTGATGCCCTGTTTATTCCTGTGTTCTACGAAGTGAATCCTTGGGAGCTTCGGCACACGGAGAAAGGAGCGTATACAGCGGCATTTTCTGATTATCGAAGAAAAGAAAGATACCTCGACAAGCTCGATGAATGGAAAAGCGCCCTTGAATTTGCTGCAGACATATCTGGTTATGAACTTAGCGAGCATAAAGA CAATTTGTGTGAAAAAATTGTATCCCGTGTGCTGCAAGAAATGGAAAAGAGAATACCATTGCATGTTGCGAAATATCCTGTTCGACTTTCTGAACTAGTCCAAGATTTTGAAAGGTCCTGTTTAAAGACTGTGAGGGACAGGGTCACGATGGTAGGGATCTTTGGACTGGGAGGGTCTGGAAAAACTACACTGGCAAAAGAATTGTTTAACAGAAAGCGTTCAAGCTACAATGCATCTTGTTTTCTTTCTGACGTGAGAGAATCACATACCACTCAAAATTTGAATTCCTTGCAAAGCCAGCTCTTCAAAGATCTCTTCAACGAAAATCGAGTATTTAGAAATGTGGATGAAGGAATAGGACAGCTGAAACATCGTCTGGGAAGGGCAAGGCATTTGCATTTCTTTATAGTCCTCGATGATATCGATCATCGAGACCAGTTAGATGCCCTGTTACCTGAAGCTATGCTAAGCTCTGGTAGCCTGGCAATGATTACAACCCGTGACCAAGGTCTGTTAACGGGAGCAGATATCCGTTATAAGATGAAGGAAATGAACAGAGATCATGCTGAAGAGCTCTTTTGTAGCCATGCTTTCCGTGGACGGGATGCACCCATTGCCTATAAGAAATTGGTTGAAAGCTTTGTGAAATTCTGTGGAGGTTTACCCCTCTCACTCAAAGTTTTGGGCGCCCATGTTTATGGTAGGGATGCGTATTACTGGGAGTTACAATTGGAAAAGGTTAAGGACACCCAGCCTAAGGATATAATGCAAAGGCTTAAAATCAGCTTTGATGGTCTGGACAGTCTGGAACAACAGATATTCATGGATATTGCCTGTTTATTCAATAAGAAAGAAATGGATAATATTATAAAAATAGCTACATCAATCTGGAACGGGTCCCGTTGGTTTGCTGAACATGCAGTTCAAACCCTGCAAGATAAATGTCTAGTTGAAGTCACGGTCAAGCACCGGCATTTTCAAATGCACGATCACCTCCGCGATCTGGGAAGACAAATTGCAGATGACTTGGGCCCTCCTCGGCTGTGGAGACCAGACATTCTTAGATCTATG GAAGCAAAGGGATTTAAACAAACCCTAGTGGAAACAAAGGGGAGGTGTCTTCATTCGTTTAAGGACTCGTTCCTCCAAACGAATATTTGTTACTTTGTAGGTAGTTCAAATGATTCTGCTGAAACTGAACTTCTGTTGCTTCATTTTGGCAAAATAAAAATCATTCCATCATGGATTCCTGTACAAAAGTTGCTCTGTTTATCTGTTTCCAACACAGAAGAACTGTGGAGCACTTTTCAGCAGCAGCTGCAGATCAATACCCAG GCCAGTTTCCGGTTGAGAATCCTGCATATTAATTGTTCTCCCTCGTTGCAAAATCTTCCAGATTTAATGGAAAAGTTAAGTCAGTTGGAAGAATTACGTATAATCAGATCCTTGGCAAAGACTGATATAACATCCTTCATACAATCACTTAAGCAACTTAGTAATCTAAGATCATTGCAGTTGTCGGAGGGCGGTGGCTTCTtcaatgggaatttgattctgacCAAAGGTGGAGATTCAACTAATCTTGAGGCCTCTACAAGCAGCCGGATGAAAAGCCTTGAAACCATAAAAATTCGCAGATTAGATCAGATGTCAATGTTGCTAATCAGTGGAAACATTTGTCCCCGACTTCGATTATTGGAAGTTTTAGCAATGAGGAATCTAAATGAAATGGACTTACAGCAGCTAGAGAGACTGGATAGTCTTATAATGAAGCACTGTCCCAAAGTGGAAACAATAGCAGGGTTGTCTTCTCTAACAGGGCTTCGAGTGCTGTACACCATGGAATGTGAAAGGTTGAGATCATTGCCGAACCTTGCACATCTATGTTACCTGGAGCGGATTACGATTGTTGAATGTTATCAGCTGCAGAGTGTACAAGGTGTGGAAGAGTTACAAGGATTGAAAAGTCTGGAAATTGGAGTGGGTGACTCTGGAGATGCCAGTGTATTGAATTGCATTTATGGTCTGAAGGTACTACCTAGTAACCTTTTCTCAACGGGAAGACTCCATTTTGAGGGGAAAGCAACACTAGTCATTGTGAAAAGTGAATCCG AGGCTGCCGTCAGAGCATATCATTTTGAGAGGGAAGCCAGTAGAGAGAGCATCGTCCAGATTAAATGTTAA
- the LOC131033687 gene encoding disease resistance protein Roq1 isoform X1 has protein sequence MASSSSTQEIVEYEEQRERSAASQKLYDAFISHRGPDVKDTLAKQLYKLLQERGCRAFLDREEIEGGDSIPFAINNGICSSVVQIAIFSKRYAESKWCLDELVLMLAQTDALFIPVFYEVNPWELRHTEKGAYTAAFSDYRRKERYLDKLDEWKSALEFAADISGYELSEHKDNLCEKIVSRVLQEMEKRIPLHVAKYPVRLSELVQDFERSCLKTVRDRVTMVGIFGLGGSGKTTLAKELFNRKRSSYNASCFLSDVRESHTTQNLNSLQSQLFKDLFNENRVFRNVDEGIGQLKHRLGRARHLHFFIVLDDIDHRDQLDALLPEAMLSSGSLAMITTRDQGLLTGADIRYKMKEMNRDHAEELFCSHAFRGRDAPIAYKKLVESFVKFCGGLPLSLKVLGAHVYGRDAYYWELQLEKVKDTQPKDIMQRLKISFDGLDSLEQQIFMDIACLFNKKEMDNIIKIATSIWNGSRWFAEHAVQTLQDKCLVEVTVKHRHFQMHDHLRDLGRQIADDLGPPRLWRPDILRSMEAKGFKQTLVETKGRCLHSFKDSFLQTNICYFVGSSNDSAETELLLLHFGKIKIIPSWIPVQKLLCLSVSNTEELWSTFQQQLQINTQASFRLRILHINCSPSLQNLPDLMEKLSQLEELRIIRSLAKTDITSFIQSLKQLSNLRSLQLSEGGGFFNGNLILTKGGDSTNLEASTSSRMKSLETIKIRRLDQMSMLLISGNICPRLRLLEVLAMRNLNEMDLQQLERLDSLIMKHCPKVETIAGLSSLTGLRVLYTMECERLRSLPNLAHLCYLERITIVECYQLQSVQGVEELQGLKSLEIGVGDSGDASVLNCIYGLKRLPSEHIILRGKPVERASSRLNVNLFSGVIGAQAVGEMKRGEYKLEMRSSSSAITMYILLVKSNGAYIELESAVRHVHFLPPVGEWMITVLVTPHDSHGSLNRATIHEGFTGRVNAGEEEKALTVLQRIVDRLYGPCILQSLAAYDVVKRKRKRKR, from the exons ATGGCTTCCTCCTCCTCAACCCAAGAAATTGTAGAATATGAAGAGCAAAGGGAAAGATCTGCTGCATCTCAAAAATTATATGATGCGTTCATCAGCCACCGTGGCCCTGATGTAAAAGATACCCTCGCTAAACAGCTTTATAAACTTCTTCAGGAAAGAGGGTGCAGGGCATTTCTAGATCGTGAAGAGATAGAAGGGGGAGACTCTATCCCCTTCGCCATTAACAATGGCATATGCTCATCTGTTGTGCAAATTGCTATTTTTTCCAAAAGATATGCGGAGTCAAAGTGGTGTTTAGATGAGCTGGTTCTTATGTTAGCACAAACTGATGCCCTGTTTATTCCTGTGTTCTACGAAGTGAATCCTTGGGAGCTTCGGCACACGGAGAAAGGAGCGTATACAGCGGCATTTTCTGATTATCGAAGAAAAGAAAGATACCTCGACAAGCTCGATGAATGGAAAAGCGCCCTTGAATTTGCTGCAGACATATCTGGTTATGAACTTAGCGAGCATAAAGA CAATTTGTGTGAAAAAATTGTATCCCGTGTGCTGCAAGAAATGGAAAAGAGAATACCATTGCATGTTGCGAAATATCCTGTTCGACTTTCTGAACTAGTCCAAGATTTTGAAAGGTCCTGTTTAAAGACTGTGAGGGACAGGGTCACGATGGTAGGGATCTTTGGACTGGGAGGGTCTGGAAAAACTACACTGGCAAAAGAATTGTTTAACAGAAAGCGTTCAAGCTACAATGCATCTTGTTTTCTTTCTGACGTGAGAGAATCACATACCACTCAAAATTTGAATTCCTTGCAAAGCCAGCTCTTCAAAGATCTCTTCAACGAAAATCGAGTATTTAGAAATGTGGATGAAGGAATAGGACAGCTGAAACATCGTCTGGGAAGGGCAAGGCATTTGCATTTCTTTATAGTCCTCGATGATATCGATCATCGAGACCAGTTAGATGCCCTGTTACCTGAAGCTATGCTAAGCTCTGGTAGCCTGGCAATGATTACAACCCGTGACCAAGGTCTGTTAACGGGAGCAGATATCCGTTATAAGATGAAGGAAATGAACAGAGATCATGCTGAAGAGCTCTTTTGTAGCCATGCTTTCCGTGGACGGGATGCACCCATTGCCTATAAGAAATTGGTTGAAAGCTTTGTGAAATTCTGTGGAGGTTTACCCCTCTCACTCAAAGTTTTGGGCGCCCATGTTTATGGTAGGGATGCGTATTACTGGGAGTTACAATTGGAAAAGGTTAAGGACACCCAGCCTAAGGATATAATGCAAAGGCTTAAAATCAGCTTTGATGGTCTGGACAGTCTGGAACAACAGATATTCATGGATATTGCCTGTTTATTCAATAAGAAAGAAATGGATAATATTATAAAAATAGCTACATCAATCTGGAACGGGTCCCGTTGGTTTGCTGAACATGCAGTTCAAACCCTGCAAGATAAATGTCTAGTTGAAGTCACGGTCAAGCACCGGCATTTTCAAATGCACGATCACCTCCGCGATCTGGGAAGACAAATTGCAGATGACTTGGGCCCTCCTCGGCTGTGGAGACCAGACATTCTTAGATCTATG GAAGCAAAGGGATTTAAACAAACCCTAGTGGAAACAAAGGGGAGGTGTCTTCATTCGTTTAAGGACTCGTTCCTCCAAACGAATATTTGTTACTTTGTAGGTAGTTCAAATGATTCTGCTGAAACTGAACTTCTGTTGCTTCATTTTGGCAAAATAAAAATCATTCCATCATGGATTCCTGTACAAAAGTTGCTCTGTTTATCTGTTTCCAACACAGAAGAACTGTGGAGCACTTTTCAGCAGCAGCTGCAGATCAATACCCAG GCCAGTTTCCGGTTGAGAATCCTGCATATTAATTGTTCTCCCTCGTTGCAAAATCTTCCAGATTTAATGGAAAAGTTAAGTCAGTTGGAAGAATTACGTATAATCAGATCCTTGGCAAAGACTGATATAACATCCTTCATACAATCACTTAAGCAACTTAGTAATCTAAGATCATTGCAGTTGTCGGAGGGCGGTGGCTTCTtcaatgggaatttgattctgacCAAAGGTGGAGATTCAACTAATCTTGAGGCCTCTACAAGCAGCCGGATGAAAAGCCTTGAAACCATAAAAATTCGCAGATTAGATCAGATGTCAATGTTGCTAATCAGTGGAAACATTTGTCCCCGACTTCGATTATTGGAAGTTTTAGCAATGAGGAATCTAAATGAAATGGACTTACAGCAGCTAGAGAGACTGGATAGTCTTATAATGAAGCACTGTCCCAAAGTGGAAACAATAGCAGGGTTGTCTTCTCTAACAGGGCTTCGAGTGCTGTACACCATGGAATGTGAAAGGTTGAGATCATTGCCGAACCTTGCACATCTATGTTACCTGGAGCGGATTACGATTGTTGAATGTTATCAGCTGCAGAGTGTACAAGGTGTGGAAGAGTTACAAGGATTGAAAAGTCTGGAAATTGGAGTGGGTGACTCTGGAGATGCCAGTGTATTGAATTGCATTTATGGTCTGAAG AGGCTGCCGTCAGAGCATATCATTTTGAGAGGGAAGCCAGTAGAGAGAGCATCGTCCAGATTAAATGTTAATTTGTTTTCTGGGGTAATTGGCGCGCAAGCAGTTGGTGAGATGAAGAGAGGAGAGTATAAGCTGGAGATGAGAAGTTCATCAAGTGCAATTACCATGTATATTTTGCTTGTAAAGTCTAACGGTGCTTACATAGAACTTGAATCTGCAGTCAGACATGTGCACTTTTTGCCACCTGTAGGCGAGTGGATGATTACAGTTTTAGTAACCCCGCACGATAGCCATGGTAGCCTGAATCGTGCCACAATACATGAAGGGTTTACGGGTAGAGTGAATGCAGGGGAAGAAGAGAAAGCATTAACTGTATTGCAAAGGATTGTTGACCGATTATATGGACCATGTATACTACAAAGTTTGGCGGCATATGACGTGGTAAAGCGAAAGCGAAAGCGGAAGCGGTGA
- the LOC131033685 gene encoding disease resistance protein Roq1-like: MASSSFPQEIVGYKEKRERSAASQKLYDAFISHRGPDVKDTLAQQLYTLLQERGCRAFLDREEIEGGDSIPFAIRNGICSSVVQIAIFSKRYAESKWCLDELVLMLAQTDALFIPVFYEVKPWELRHTEKGVYAAAFSDYRRKERYLDKLDEWKSALESAADISGYELSEHKGNLCEKIVSRVLQEMEKRIPLHVAKYPVGLAELVQDFESSCLKTMRDKVTMVGIFGLGGSGKTTLAKELYNRKRSRYSASCFLSDVRELHASLDLNSLQSQLFKDLFNENRVFRNVDEGTGQLKHRLGRARHLDFLIVLDDIDHLDQLDALLPEAMLSSGSLVLITTRDQGVLTGANINIRYRMKEMDRDHANELFCSHAFRGLDPPLAYKTLVESFVEFCGGLPRSLKVLGAHVYGRDEYYWKLQLEKVKTIQPKDIMQSLKISFDGLDNHEKQIFIDIACLFNKKEIQYIIRIAISIWNGSSWSAEHAVQTLQDKCLVEVTVKQPHFQMHDHLRDLGRQMADELGPPRLWRPDILRSMEAKGFRQILAETKGRCLHSFEDSFLKTKISYFIGSSNGSAETELLWLRVGKLKSIPSWIPVQKLHCLSLTSVEELWSTSQQQLQINTQASFQLRILNIYCSPSLQNLPVIIEKLYQLEELRIIRSLEKTDITSFVESLKQLSNLRSLQLSNGGGSFSGDLILSKGRDPTNFEASTSSRMKSLETINFHRLGNISMLPISGNICPRLRSLEVLAMRNLNEMDLQKLERLNSLRVDHCLKLESISGLSSLTGLRVLYTMECERLRSLPNLANLCHLERIAIVECYQMQSVQAVEELQGLKSLEIGARDKGDASVFNCIFALKRLPSEHIILRGKPVERASSRLNVNLFSEVIGVEAVGEIKSGEYNMLEMRSSSSAITMYALLVTSNGGYIKVEPRVTHLHFLPSGGEWMITVLVTPHDSHGSLNRVTVHEGFKATVNEGEEEKALTVLQRIVDRLYGRSIVPNLAAYDVVKRKRKR, translated from the exons ATGGCTTCCTCCTCCTTTCCCCAAGAAATTGTAGGATATAAAGAGAAAAGGGAAAGATCTGCTGCATCTCAAAAACTATATGACGCGTTCATCAGTCACCGAGGCCCTGATGTAAAAGATACCCTGGCTCAACAGCTTTATACACTTCTTCAGGAAAGAGGGTGCAGGGCATTTCTAGATCGTGAAGAGATAGAAGGGGGAGATTCTATTCCTTTCGCCATTAGGAATGGCATATGCTCATCTGTTGTGCAAATTGCCATTTTTTCCAAAAGATACGCTGAGTCAAAGTGGTGTTTAGATGAGCTTGTTCTTATGTTAGCACAAACTGATGCCCTGTTTATTCCTGTATTCTACGAAGTGAAACCTTGGGAGCTTCGGCACACGGAGAAAGGAGTGTATGCAGCGGCATTTTCTGATTATCGAAGAAAAGAAAGATACCTGGACAAGCTCGATGAATGGAAAAGCGCCCTTGAATCTGCTGCAGACATATCTGGTTATGAACTTAGCGAGCATAAAGG CAATTTGTGTGAAAAAATTGTATCCCGTGTGCTGCAAGAAATGGAAAAAAGAATACCGTTACATGTTGCGAAGTATCCGGTTGGACTTGCTGAACTAGTCCAGGATTTTGAAAGTTCCTGTTTAAAGACAATGAGGGACAAGGTCACTATGGTAGGGATCTTTGGACTGGGGGGCTCTGGAAAAACCACACTGGCAAAAGAACTGTATAACAGGAAGCGTTCACGCTATAGTGCATCTTGTTTTCTCTCTGATGTAAGAGAATTGCATGCCAGTCTTGATTTGAATTCCTTGCAAAGCCAGCTCTTCAAAGATCTATTCAATGAAAATCGAGTATTTAGGAATGTGGATGAAGGAACAGGACAGCTGAAGCATCGTCTAGGAAGGGCAAGGCATTTGGATTTCCTTATAGTCCTCGATGATATCGATCATCTAGACCAGTTAGATGCCCTGTTACCTGAAGCTATGCTAAGTTCTGGTAGCCTAGTACTTATTACCACCCGCGACCAAGGTGTGTTAACAGGAGCAAATATTAATATCCGTTATAGGATGAAGGAAATGGATAGAGATCATGCCAATGAGCTCTTCTGTAGCCATGCCTTCCGTGGACTAGATCCACCTCTTGCATATAAAACATTAGTTGAAAGCTTCGTGGAATTTTGTGGAGGTTTACCCCGGTCACTCAAAGTTTTGGGTGCCCATGTTTATGGTAGGGATGAGTATTATTGGAAGTTGCAATTGGAAAAGGTTAAGACTATCCAGCCTAAGGATATAATGCAGAGTCTTAAAATCAGCTTTGATGGTCTGGACAATCATGAGAAACAGATATTTATTGATATTGCTTGTTTATTCAATAAGAAAGAAATACAGTATATTATAAGGATAGCTATATCAATTTGGAATGGATCTAGTTGGAGCGCTGAACATGCAGTTCAAACCCTGCAAGATAAGTGTctagttgaagtgactgtcaagcAACCGCATTTTCAAATGCACGATCACCTTCGCGATCTGGGAAGACAAATGGCAGATGAGTTGGGTCCTCCTCGACTCTGGAGACCAGACATTCTTAGATCTATG GAAGCAAAGGGATTTAGGCAAATCCTAGCGGAAACGAAGGGCAGATGCCTCCATTCGTTTGAGGACTCGTtcctcaaaaccaaaatttcttatTTTATAGGCAGCTCAAATGGCTCTGCTGAGACGGAACTTCTATGGCTTCGTGTTGGCAAATTAAAAAGCATTCCATCTTGGATTCCTGTACAAAAATTACACTGCTTATCTCTTACCAGCGTGGAAGAATTGTGGAGCACTTCTCAACAACAGTTGCAGATCAATACCCAG GCCAGTTTCCAGTTGAGAATCCTGAATATTTATTGTTCTCCCTCGTTGCAAAATCTTCCGGTTATAATAGAAAAGTTATATCAGTTGGAAGAATTACGTATAATCAGATCCTTGGAGAAGACTGATATAACATCCTTCGTAGAATCACTTAAGCAACTTAGTAATCTTAGATCATTGCAGTTGTCGAATGGCGGCGGTTCCTTTAGTGGGGATTTGATTCTGAGCAAAGGTAGAGATCCAACAAATTTTGAGGCTTCTACAAGCAGCCGCATGAAAAGCCTCGAAACCATAAATTTCCACAGATTAGGTAATATATCAATGCTGCCAATCAGTGGAAACATTTGTCCCAGACTTCGATCACTGGAAGTTTTAGCAATGAGGAATCTAAATGAAATGGACTTACAGAAGCTAGAGAGACTGAACAGTCTTAGAGTGGATCATTGTCTCAAATTGGAATCAATTTCAGGGTTATCTTCTCTAACAGGGCTTCGAGTGTTATACACCATGGAATGTGAAAGGTTGAGATCATTACCGAACCTTGCAAATCTATGTCACCTGGAGCGAATCGCGATTGTCGAATGTTATCAAATGCAGAGTGTACAAGCTGTGGAAGAGTTGCAGGGATTAAAGAGTTTGGAAATTGGAGCGCGCGACAAGGGAGATGCAAGtgtatttaattgcatttttgccCTGAAG AGGCTGCCATCAGAGCATATCATTTTGAGAGGGAAGCCAGTGGAGAGAGCATCTTCCAGATTAAATGTAAATTTGTTTTCTGAGGTGATTGGCGTCGAAgcagttggtgagataaagagtggaGAGTATAATATGTTGGAGATGAGAAGCTCATCGAGTGCAATTACTATGTATGCTTTGCTTGTAACGTCTAATGGTGGTTACATAAAAGTTGAACCCAGAGTAACCCATTTGCATTTCTTGCCATCTGGAGGCGAGTGGATGATTACAGTTTTAGTAACCCCGCATGATAGCCATGGTAGCCTAAATCGTGTGACAGTACATGAAGGGTTTAAAGCCACAGTGAATGAAGGGGAAGAAGAGAAAGCATTAACTGTATTGCAAAGGATTGTTGATCGATTATATGGACGAAGTATAGTACCAAATTTGGCGGCATATGACGTGGTAAAACGTAAGCGAAAGAGGTAG